One Setaria italica strain Yugu1 chromosome I, Setaria_italica_v2.0, whole genome shotgun sequence DNA window includes the following coding sequences:
- the LOC101780983 gene encoding G-type lectin S-receptor-like serine/threonine-protein kinase At5g35370: MPTRLPLLVAVLLILGVAPLRGRGGKVATEVLAPDFSASYLLFIDTVGVFLASRSGAFHAVVHNPGGQQDRFYLAVLHAPSKTCVWVANRAAPITDRAAPLQLTAAGLSVEDPNGTAIWSTPPLGVPVAALRLDDRGNLALLDARNATLWQSFDRPTDTIVSSQRLPAGAFLASAASESDLSEGAYQLNVTAADVVLTWMGSMYWRLSNDGSSTMDRGGTVAYMAVNGTGLYLLAADGGVIIQVSLPAAELRIVKLGYDGKLQISSFASANSSTAPMDGGFAAPSDGCALPLSCGPLGLCTPKGCTCPPMFAASHDGGCAPSDGSAPLSVASCGGAGDASSLPVSYLSLGNGVAYYANKLAPPTLAGDNISSCQALCTSNCSCLGYFYDDSSLSCYLVTHQLGSFMSANSINGSDSDKLGYIKVQSLQQSRSSGSSSNSNLIAILLPTIVAFVLIVVICAIVITLWRKEGRRRSSRSRDLQLRRQRSPSDSAHLVRDIDDDSDDIVIPGLPTRFTHDEIEDMTNGFRIKIGAGGFGSVYKGELPDGSQVAVKKIEGVGMQGKREFCTEIAVIGNIHHINLVRLRGFCTEGQRRLLVYEYMNRGSLDRSLFRPAGPLLEWKERMDVAVGAARGLAYLHFGCDQRIIHCDVKPENILLADGGQVKIADFGLAKLLTPEQSGLFTTMRGTRGYLAPEWLSNAAITDRTDVYSFGMVLLELVRGRKNRSEHVSGGEASNNSSGSSSRGARSDYFPLAALEGHEAGEYAELADQRLQGRVVAKEVERVVRVALCCLHEDPTLRPSMAVVAGMLEGTMELREPRVDLLGFLRFYGRGFSGPVDGGGSDMNLKHMGASPGDRSGTTTLTTMSGWPSYMSSTQLSGPR, from the coding sequence ATGCCGACGCGTCtccccctcctcgtcgccgtcctgcTCATCCTCGGCGTCGCCCCGCTCCGGGGGCGAGGCGGCAAGGTCGCCACGGAGGTGCTCGCGCCGGACTTCTCGGCGTCGTACCTGCTCTTCATCGACACCGTCGGCGTGTTCCTCGCGTCCCGGAGCGGCGCGTTCCACGCCGTGGTGCACAACCCGGGGGGCCAGCAGGATCGGTTCTACCTCGCCGTGCTCCACGCGCCGTCCAAGACCTGCGTCTGGGTCGccaaccgcgccgcgcccatcaccgaccgcgccgcgccgctgcagCTCACGGCGGCCGGGCTCTCCGTCGAGGACCCCAACGGCACCGCCATCTGGTCCACGCCGCCGCTCGGGGTGCCCGTCGCCGCGCTCCGGCTCGACGACCGCGGCAACCTCGCGCTGCTCGACGCCAGGAACGCCACGCTCTGGCAGTCGTTCGACCGCCCCACGGACACCATCGTGTCGTCGCAGAGGCTCCCCGCCGGGGCGTTCCTGGCGTCCGCCGCGTCGGAGTCCGACCTGTCGGAGGGGGCCTACCAGCTCAACGTGACGGCGGCCGACGTGGTGCTCACGTGGATGGGATCCATGTACTGGCGGCTCTCCAATGACGGCAGCTCCACCATGGACCGAGGTGGCACCGTCGCGTACATGGCCGTGAACGGCACCGGGCTGTACCTCCtcgcggcggacggcggggtCATCATCCAGGTTTCGTTGCCGGCGGCCGAGCTGCGAATTGTTAAGCTTGGGTACGATGGGAAGCTGCAGATCTCAAGCTTCGCGTCGGCGAACTCGTCGACGGCGCCGATGGACGGCGGGTTCGCGGCGCCGAGCGACGGGTGTGCTCTGCCACTCTCCTGTGGCCCGCTCGGGCTCTGCACGCCCAAGGGCTGCACGTGCCCACCCATGTTCGCGGCGTCGCACGACGGCGGCTGCGCGCCGTCCGACGGCTCCGCTCCGCTCTCCGTCGCCTcgtgcggcggcgctggcgacgCTAGCAGCCTGCCGGTCTCGTATCTCAGCCTTGGCAATGGCGTCGCGTACTACGCCAACAAGCTCGCGCCGCCGACCTTGGCCGGAGACAACATTTCTTCGTGCCAGGCTCTCTGCACCAGCAACTGCTCTTGCCTCGGTTACTTCTACGACGACTCCTCCTTGTCCTGCTACCTGGTGACGCACCAGCTCGGCTCCTTCATGAGCGCAAACTCCATCAATGGCTCCGACTCCGACAAGCTCGGGTACATCAAGGTCCAGAGCTTGCAGCAATCGAGGTCATCGGGCAGCTCTTCAAACAGCAACCTCATCGCCATACTCCTCCCAACAATCGTCGCGTTCGTGCTCATCGTCGTCATTTGCGCCATCGTAATCACGTTGTGGCGTaaagaagggcggcggcgctcgtcgcGTTCCAGGGACCTgcagctccggcggcagcgctcGCCGTCGGATTCGGCGCACCTCGTGCGGGACATCGACGACGACAGCGACGACATCGTCATCCCCGGCCTCCCGACCAGGTTCACGCACGACGAGATCGAGGACATGACCAACGGCTTCCGCATCAAGATCGGCGCCGGCGGGTTCGGCTCCGTGTACAAAGGCGAGCTCCCAGACGGCTCGCAGGTGGCCGTGAAGAAGATCGAGGGCGTCGGGATGCAGGGCAAGCGCGAGTTCTGCACCGAGATCGCCGTCATCGGTAACATCCACCACATCAACCTCGTGCGCCTCCGGGGCTTCTGCACCGAGGGCCAGCGCCGCCTCCTGGTCTACGAGTACATGAACCGGGGCTCCCTCGACCGATCGCTGTTCCGGCCTGCCGGCCCTCTGCTGGAGTGGAAGGAGAGGATGGACGTCGCCGTCGGGGCGGCGAGGGGGCTCGCGTACCTCCACTTCGGGTGCGACCAGAGGATCATCCACTGCGACGTGAAGCCGGAGAACATCCTGCTCGCGGACGGCGGCCAGGTGAAGATCGCCGACTTCGGGCTCGCGAAGCTCCTCACGCCGGAGCAGTCGGGGCTCTTCACGACGATGCGGGGCACCCGCGGGTACCTCGCGCCGGAGTGGCTCAGCAACGCCGCCATCACCGACCGCaccgacgtgtacagcttcgggaTGGTGCTCCTGGAGCTGGTGCGCGGCCGCAAGAACCGCAGCGAGCACGTTAGCGGCGGCGAGGCCTCCAACAACTCCTCGGGCAGCTCGTCGCGCGGCGCGAGGAGCGACTACTTCCCGCTGGCGGCGCTGGAGGGGCACGAGGCCGGGGAGTACGCGGAGCTGGCCGACCAGCGGCTGCAGGGGCGGGTGGTGGCCAAGGAGGTGGAGAGGGTGGTCAGGGTGGCGCTGTGCTGCCTCCACGAGGACCCGACCCTGCGGCCGAGCATGGCCGTCGTGGCCGGGATGCTCGAGGGCACCATGGAGCTGCGGGAGCCGCGGGTGGACTTGCTCGGGTTCCTCCGGTTCTACGGCCGAGGGTTCTCTGGGCCGGTGGACGGCGGAGGCAGCGACATGAACCTCAAGCATATGGGGGCGTCCCCCGGGGACCGATCGGGGACGACGACGTTGACGACGATGAGCGGGTGGCCATCGTACATGTCGTCGACTCAGCTCTCCGGGCCGAGATAG
- the LOC101780580 gene encoding flavonol synthase/flavanone 3-hydroxylase: MGETHQSVQELAASLVGALPPEFVRSEHEHPAATTFRGGPAPHAPVIDMSEPGCGARIAGAAREWGLFQVVNHGVPPPVVAELQRVGRAFFALPREEKERYAMDPASGKIEGYGTKLQRDLEGKKTWNDFFFHVVAPPEKVDHGAWPRSLAGYREANEAYCLHMQRLARELFGHLSLGLGLEEGAMAEAFGGGGTVFLQKINYYPPCPQPELTLGVAPHTDMSTLTVLVPNDVQGLQVFRNGHWYDVEYVPDALIVHIGDQIEIFSNGAYKAVLHRTTVNKEKTRMSWPVFVEPPGELAVGPHPRLVTGENPARYKAKKFKEYQHCKINKLPM, encoded by the exons ATGGGAGAAACGCATCAGAGCGTGCAGGAGCTGGCGGCGTCGCTAGTAggcgcgctgccgccggagtTCGTGCGGTCGGAGCACGAGCATCCGGCCGCCACCACGTTCCGCGGCGGCCCCGCACCTCACGCGCCGGTGATCGACATGTCGGAGCCCGGGTGCGGCGCGCGCatcgcgggcgcggcgcgggagtgGGGCCTCTTCCAGGTGGTGAACCACGGCGTTCCCCCTCCGGTGGTCGCCGAGCTGCAGCGCGTCGGGCGGGCCTTCTTCGCGCTCCCGCGGGAGGAGAAGGAGCGCTACGCCATGGACCCGGCCTCGGGGAAGATCGAGGGCTACGGCACCAAGCTACAGAGGGACCTCGAGGGCAAGAAGACCTGGaacgacttcttcttccacgtcgtcgcgccgccggaGAAGGTCGACCACGGCGCCTGGCCCCGGAGCCTTGCCGGGTACAGGGAGGCGAACGAGGCGTACTGCCTCCACATGCAGCGGCTGGCGCGCGAGCTGTTCGGGCACCTCTCCCTGGGGCTGGGGCTCGAGGAGGGCGCCATGGCCGAggcgttcggcggcggcggcaccgtgTTCCTCCAGAAGATCAACTACTACCCGCCGTGCCCGCAGCCGGAGCTCACGCTCGGCGTCGCGCCGCACACCGACATGTCCACGCTCACCGTGCTCGTGCCCAACGACGTGCAGGGGCTCCAGGTCTTCCGGAACGGCCACTGGTACGACGTCGAGTACGTGCCGGACGCGCTCATCGTCCACATCGGCGACCAGATCGAG ATTTTCAGCAATGGAGCGTACAAGGCGGTGCTGCACCGTACGACGGTGAACAAGGAGAAGACGCGGATGTCGTGGCCGGTGTTCGTGGAGCCGCCGGGGGAGCTCGCCGTCGGGCCGCACCCGCGGCTGGTCACCGGCGAGAACCCGGCCAGGTACAAGGCGAAGAAGTTCAAGGAGTACCAGCACTGCAAGATCAACAAGCTCCCCATGTAA